The genome window GCAACTCATATGTTCTAAACCGCATTAACATCTGTTACATGTCCATCGATTTAGCCACATTTCCCACTCTCATCTTGGTCATAACTGGACCTCAAATATGCAGGCTTCAATTAGACTCGCATGAAGGAATCGTTGAAGTATTTTAGATGGCAGATTTTATAGTTTGGCAAACTGAAAGTCACAGCATTATTGAATTTCCACGTGCAAGCTAATCTACAAACTTCCAGTTGGCTTGGCTTCTAGAGCAAGAggcgtatgtatgtgtaagttGTAAGCtgtgggtttttttttttctttggcaatgacaatggcaatggcaatggtaATGGCCTTGaatgtgcacacacatataacaattaaatgtttgaaagttattaaaagGTCGCGCGAATGGAattcgtacatatgtatgtatgtatgtatatataaaacaatttgtgGTTAACCTTTAGTTGTAGTAATGCGATGCCTACTAATCAAAATGAGGTGATAATATGTCTagttttgtgtaaatatttcaatgtgcCTAACTTCAACAACGGAAACAATGAAAACTGAAACCCAAAATcagaaaacataaataaaaagtacttTTAATAGACTCATCATTGCACTTTTCCAATGACCCCAACCACGCAAATCGAATCGAGAGTtccaatttttgttgtaagcgttttgtttttgtttcgtttttgtgttgtgtgtccATATAAAATATCGACAGAATCCATTGCAGAACGATGTAGCGCACTATCGGGCATTCCCGGTACCCCGACCACAGCCACGTCCTTTACACTGCCATCCAATCCATATGAAGTGGACTTGCCACAGCCGCTCGTCGATCGATCCGTCTCTCTAATGCGTTGGAACAGCaccagcggcagcggcagcggtaatagcaacagcaacagcacaaatAACAGCCTCATCCGACTGCAGCAACCATTGCAGTCGCAgcttggccaacagcagcagcagcagcagcaacagcagcagcatcagcagcaacatgccTACTTctaccagcaacagcagcaacaacaaacgtgCAGTGCGACGAGCACTTTGCTAACAGCTGCCGCAGCGGCAACGCGGCAAGGTTTGATCTCCACCATTgtcaacttgttgttgttgctgccacactgCAAGAAAAAAACCAGCAAGCAACCAGCCTGCCAATCAATCAACACTTTCCCTCCCCCTCAATTCTCAACTAATGTCATCGCTATGCTCACAATCAGCATCGAATGCTGCACCACCAACACCCAACCACCAATGAACGCCATCTGTTGGCCAGTTCCTAAACTACACTCAACTCaacccacccacacacacacacacaaacactcagaTAATaatatgttgttgttgcactaaACTCTAACCTCAAATAAgtgatctctctctctctgtctctctcaaCAATCTCtcttttcttgttgttgttctttctcattgcgttgttgttggtgcaaGTTCTTTATTGTGTTgaacaaaatactgaaagctaGACATGTTTTGACTTGCTTAGAAGCTTTTGCGCTTTCTTGCCTAGTTtcgtttgattttttttcgttttcgttaaGCGAAAGCTTTTAAGATGTAAAGTTTTCAGTATTTCCAGCAAGCAAAAGGAATATCACACAGCTTAACAAAGCTCACTCTGTAGTTGAGTAGTTTGGCCAACTAATCAATGATCAGCATTCGACAAAAGCTTCGGCGAAGCTTTCAATTTAAAGGACACCATTTACCAACTAATTGCTCAAGCTTTCTAAAGCTATTATAACGATAAGATCTGCGTCAATAATTGATGTTTTATAGCTAAAAGCATTCGTCGTGTTCAGTCTCTAATCTCTTTATATTTTCCTTTACAGGCAACTttggtggcggtggcaacgCTGGAACAACTCGAGCTGAGCCCATTTCATTGGCAACCCTGGACCGAGACTGTTTCATCATTCCAGTGCATAGTGTTGATCGCTTTCTACCAGCTGGCATTCCCGTAATATTCTCAGAATCATTTAATTCGTCCAAAATTGTAattctctctatctatctctctctctttgcagcTGCCTGCTCTGAATGCCGAGGGTAAAGCAACCAGTCCGCTAAGTGTGTTGGAAGTCTCAGATCCCAAACTATGTATACTTGTGCATCTTATGAGTCCTCTTGAAGCCATTGATCCCGTTATGGAATCGCCGCTCTCACATCCACTTCTCAAGCAACGCGCCATCGCCGCTGAGCTGCTAACGGAAGTGCAACAGGCCAACACAGCTGTCGGCGGCATGATTCTGGCCAACATGGAGAAAAGCTGTGAGTAAAGTTGTTCACCTCTGTGGATAGTccttcaataaaatattcatttccATTACAGCCGAATTTCCATTTATCTCGTATTATCTTATTAATACGATGCAAACGGATCCATCGAATTTTTACTCCAGCCTGCGCGTCTCGTCGCTTTCCAAATTCGAGCCCAAAA of Drosophila nasuta strain 15112-1781.00 chromosome 3, ASM2355853v1, whole genome shotgun sequence contains these proteins:
- the LOC132790494 gene encoding uncharacterized protein LOC132790494 isoform X5 — its product is MNLMFRKNFREGASKSGGGGGKLQSKANRTKRSRDMGLVQQPEEIHYRTHLFFSPNRPGYDVGEERCSALSGIPGTPTTATSFTLPSNPYEVDLPQPLVDRSVSLMRWNSTSGSGSGNFGGGGNAGTTRAEPISLATLDRDCFIIPVHSVDRFLPAGIPLPALNAEGKATSPLSVLEVSDPKLCILVHLMSPLEAIDPVMESPLSHPLLKQRAIAAELLTEVQQANTAVGGMILANMEKSSEFPFISYYLINTMQTDPSNFYSSLRVSSLSKFEPKTLKYTAAHTLDLYSEVAAICRPPLVLPSNEAGSFKKSQTSATGYIISVFKVFEGDDGERFEKNWLYWTGARMLYRYLPRAAGLRRIALHKSTSQKGDKMYLLVCECADLLKDISLAAFLIPALRARLCGYTGLYRPIQTF
- the LOC132790494 gene encoding uncharacterized protein LOC132790494 isoform X4, with amino-acid sequence MASERAALVGGGGGGGRHARVSPTPGRGSKIAYTPCPRSEPPQDLDLPVTTARNCLAIPMSSLQTANGPSSKERCSALSGIPGTPTTATSFTLPSNPYEVDLPQPLVDRSVSLMRWNSTSGSGSGNFGGGGNAGTTRAEPISLATLDRDCFIIPVHSVDRFLPAGIPLPALNAEGKATSPLSVLEVSDPKLCILVHLMSPLEAIDPVMESPLSHPLLKQRAIAAELLTEVQQANTAVGGMILANMEKSSEFPFISYYLINTMQTDPSNFYSSLRVSSLSKFEPKTLKYTAAHTLDLYSEVAAICRPPLVLPSNEAGSFKKSQTSATGYIISVFKVFEGDDGERFEKNWLYWTGARMLYRYLPRAAGLRRIALHKSTSQKGDKMYLLVCECADLLKDISLAAFLIPALRARLCGYTGLYRPIQTF
- the LOC132790494 gene encoding uncharacterized protein LOC132790494 isoform X2; its protein translation is MNLMFRKNFREGASKSGGGGGKLQSKANRTKRSRDMGLVQQPEEIHYRTHLFFSPNRPGYDVGEERCSALSGIPGTPTTATSFTLPSNPYEVDLPQPLVDRSVSLMRWNSTSGSGSGNSNSNSTNNSLIRLQQPLQSQLGQQQQQQQQQQQHQQQHAYFYQQQQQQQTCSATSTLLTAAAAATRQGNFGGGGNAGTTRAEPISLATLDRDCFIIPVHSVDRFLPAGIPLPALNAEGKATSPLSVLEVSDPKLCILVHLMSPLEAIDPVMESPLSHPLLKQRAIAAELLTEVQQANTAVGGMILANMEKSSEFPFISYYLINTMQTDPSNFYSSLRVSSLSKFEPKTLKYTAAHTLDLYSEVAAICRPPLVLPSNEAGSFKKSQTSATGYIISVFKVFEGDDGERFEKNWLYWTGARMLYRYLPRAAGLRRIALHKSTSQKGDKMYLLVCECADLLKDISLAAFLIPALRARLCGYTGLYRPIQTF
- the LOC132790494 gene encoding uncharacterized protein LOC132790494 isoform X3; protein product: MYLYNFREGASKSGGGGGKLQSKANRTKRSRDMGLVQQPEEIHYRTHLFFSPNRPGYDVGEERCSALSGIPGTPTTATSFTLPSNPYEVDLPQPLVDRSVSLMRWNSTSGSGSGNSNSNSTNNSLIRLQQPLQSQLGQQQQQQQQQQQHQQQHAYFYQQQQQQQTCSATSTLLTAAAAATRQGNFGGGGNAGTTRAEPISLATLDRDCFIIPVHSVDRFLPAGIPLPALNAEGKATSPLSVLEVSDPKLCILVHLMSPLEAIDPVMESPLSHPLLKQRAIAAELLTEVQQANTAVGGMILANMEKSSEFPFISYYLINTMQTDPSNFYSSLRVSSLSKFEPKTLKYTAAHTLDLYSEVAAICRPPLVLPSNEAGSFKKSQTSATGYIISVFKVFEGDDGERFEKNWLYWTGARMLYRYLPRAAGLRRIALHKSTSQKGDKMYLLVCECADLLKDISLAAFLIPALRARLCGYTGLYRPIQTF
- the LOC132790494 gene encoding uncharacterized protein LOC132790494 isoform X1, which translates into the protein MASERAALVGGGGGGGRHARVSPTPGRGSKIAYTPCPRSEPPQDLDLPVTTARNCLAIPMSSLQTANGPSSKERCSALSGIPGTPTTATSFTLPSNPYEVDLPQPLVDRSVSLMRWNSTSGSGSGNSNSNSTNNSLIRLQQPLQSQLGQQQQQQQQQQQHQQQHAYFYQQQQQQQTCSATSTLLTAAAAATRQGNFGGGGNAGTTRAEPISLATLDRDCFIIPVHSVDRFLPAGIPLPALNAEGKATSPLSVLEVSDPKLCILVHLMSPLEAIDPVMESPLSHPLLKQRAIAAELLTEVQQANTAVGGMILANMEKSSEFPFISYYLINTMQTDPSNFYSSLRVSSLSKFEPKTLKYTAAHTLDLYSEVAAICRPPLVLPSNEAGSFKKSQTSATGYIISVFKVFEGDDGERFEKNWLYWTGARMLYRYLPRAAGLRRIALHKSTSQKGDKMYLLVCECADLLKDISLAAFLIPALRARLCGYTGLYRPIQTF
- the LOC132790494 gene encoding uncharacterized protein LOC132790494 isoform X6; the encoded protein is MRWNSTSGSGSGNSNSNSTNNSLIRLQQPLQSQLGQQQQQQQQQQQHQQQHAYFYQQQQQQQTCSATSTLLTAAAAATRQGNFGGGGNAGTTRAEPISLATLDRDCFIIPVHSVDRFLPAGIPLPALNAEGKATSPLSVLEVSDPKLCILVHLMSPLEAIDPVMESPLSHPLLKQRAIAAELLTEVQQANTAVGGMILANMEKSSEFPFISYYLINTMQTDPSNFYSSLRVSSLSKFEPKTLKYTAAHTLDLYSEVAAICRPPLVLPSNEAGSFKKSQTSATGYIISVFKVFEGDDGERFEKNWLYWTGARMLYRYLPRAAGLRRIALHKSTSQKGDKMYLLVCECADLLKDISLAAFLIPALRARLCGYTGLYRPIQTF